The Nitrosomonas communis genome has a segment encoding these proteins:
- a CDS encoding helix-turn-helix domain-containing protein, whose product MSVNIVDIDQSQSKRLTRSQGKRLTPALYTLLEACVEMKTTNTKVLAAHLCRSPATIRTEFQRILSFMDVHCRYEALRKAEDNGLIRRRKRR is encoded by the coding sequence ATGAGTGTAAATATAGTTGACATAGATCAGAGTCAAAGCAAACGACTTACTCGGAGTCAAGGTAAGCGGCTTACGCCAGCACTATACACATTGTTAGAAGCATGTGTTGAAATGAAAACAACCAATACCAAAGTACTTGCAGCTCACTTATGTCGCTCTCCTGCCACCATTCGCACTGAGTTCCAACGAATTCTTTCCTTTATGGATGTGCATTGCAGATATGAGGCATTGCGAAAAGCAGAAGATAATGGATTGATCCGACGACGTAAGCGAAGATAA